In one window of Romboutsia hominis DNA:
- a CDS encoding helix-turn-helix transcriptional regulator, with protein sequence MGLRILKSKRALFGLTQVKVANMMGMNTKTYNLKENGRVDFSLEEVVKISKVLNLNIKEVNEIFLNLDIEN encoded by the coding sequence ATGGGACTTAGAATACTTAAATCAAAAAGGGCATTATTTGGATTAACACAAGTTAAAGTAGCAAATATGATGGGGATGAATACAAAAACTTATAATCTTAAAGAAAATGGAAGGGTAGATTTTTCATTAGAGGAAGTAGTAAAAATAAGTAAGGTATTAAATCTTAATATTAAAGAAGTAAATGAGATATTTTTAAATTTAGATATTGAGAATTAG
- a CDS encoding spore germination protein GerW family protein, giving the protein METTFETIKGSIDANTVIGDPIKTDTTVVVPISKITIGFGIGGGDYSRGPHKENRISKVEWDNETNFAGGSAGAISIQPVAFVVVEDGETRLMSLDNNINMVDNILAVTPKVIEKIQKLSKKDDLNKKQC; this is encoded by the coding sequence ATGGAGACAACATTTGAAACTATTAAAGGCTCAATAGATGCAAATACAGTAATAGGAGACCCTATAAAAACAGATACAACAGTTGTTGTACCTATATCAAAAATAACAATAGGATTTGGTATAGGTGGAGGAGATTACTCTAGAGGTCCACATAAAGAAAATAGAATTTCAAAAGTAGAATGGGACAATGAAACAAACTTTGCAGGAGGAAGTGCAGGAGCCATATCTATACAACCCGTAGCATTTGTAGTAGTTGAAGATGGTGAAACAAGACTTATGAGCTTAGATAACAATATAAATATGGTAGACAATATATTAGCAGTTACACCAAAGGTTATAGAAAAAATTCAAAAGTTATCTAAGAAGGATGATTTAAACAAAAAACAATGCTAA
- a CDS encoding VanZ family protein — MYSFELRGLFIFGLPIWIIARIIILMNRKKKGIKFNIGDEILTNLFVIYLFLLIGITILPITIGEMSPYLQELSFIERCNINIVPFIDYFKGANYLGSIIRNIVGNLILLMPFILYICAKSEKSRDLKSATKITFLISLSIELTQLVMNIFGLTYTRVVHVEDLILNTLGGIIAWGIFKLMYRGKIKIMIDNTHSQLIEEGQI; from the coding sequence ATGTATTCATTTGAACTGCGTGGATTATTTATTTTTGGATTACCAATATGGATAATTGCAAGAATAATAATCTTAATGAACAGAAAGAAAAAGGGGATTAAATTTAACATTGGGGATGAAATTTTAACTAATCTATTTGTTATATATTTATTTTTACTTATAGGAATAACTATTTTACCTATAACTATAGGTGAAATGTCTCCATATTTACAGGAATTAAGCTTTATAGAAAGGTGTAATATAAACATAGTTCCATTTATAGATTATTTTAAAGGTGCAAATTACCTTGGAAGTATAATAAGAAATATAGTTGGAAATTTAATTTTATTAATGCCATTTATACTGTATATATGTGCAAAAAGTGAAAAATCAAGAGATTTAAAATCCGCTACTAAGATAACTTTTTTAATATCATTATCAATAGAGTTAACTCAGTTAGTTATGAATATATTTGGACTTACATATACAAGAGTTGTTCATGTTGAAGATTTAATATTAAATACATTAGGTGGGATTATAGCGTGGGGCATATTTAAACTTATGTATAGAGGTAAAATAAAAATTATGATAGATAATACACATTCTCAGTTAATTGAAGAGGGTCAAATTTAA
- a CDS encoding YwaF family protein, with protein sequence MNGDFIFSKEHLTILLLFSIFLYVCPKLTKNLLPYSYIVEKVICALIILEIVSEQVSLISMGGYDTLNSLPIGPGRFCSYICIAILYFKRYQLFNVFFSWSLVCSIGEIIFFKSIPYRFPNILYFLLIFSKMILVYANVYLIEVRKFKVSSSAIKDNLITCIIYFSFLFFLNIFTNFNFNRDFSNFNILNIIVFIISTNIVYIPVLLFDKFNFNIKR encoded by the coding sequence ATGAATGGAGATTTCATTTTTTCTAAAGAACATCTAACTATACTTTTATTATTTTCAATATTTCTATATGTTTGTCCAAAGCTTACTAAAAATTTATTACCTTATAGTTATATTGTTGAGAAAGTAATATGTGCACTTATTATATTAGAAATAGTATCTGAACAAGTTTCATTAATATCTATGGGAGGCTATGATACATTAAATTCACTACCTATTGGACCAGGTCGATTTTGTTCTTATATTTGCATAGCAATTTTATATTTTAAAAGATATCAATTGTTTAATGTATTTTTTTCATGGAGTTTGGTTTGTTCTATAGGTGAGATAATATTTTTTAAAAGTATTCCTTATAGGTTTCCAAATATACTTTATTTCTTACTTATATTTTCTAAAATGATATTAGTATATGCTAATGTATATCTAATAGAAGTTAGAAAATTTAAGGTAAGCTCTAGTGCTATTAAAGATAATTTAATTACTTGTATAATATATTTTTCATTTTTATTTTTCTTAAATATTTTTACAAACTTTAATTTTAATCGTGATTTTTCCAATTTTAATATTTTAAATATCATTGTATTTATAATTTCAACTAATATAGTATATATACCAGTACTTTTATTTGATAAATTTAATTTTAATATTAAAAGGTAA
- a CDS encoding phage antirepressor KilAC domain-containing protein — MRDLKVFFNKEFGEINVIVVNNKEYIEAIGIAKILGYVNPRDAIIRHCKKEGVIFSDVGVVTGFRDNKSEIIQFVRKKFIDESNVYRLIIRSKLPSAKRFEKWIMEEVIPSIRKNGAYMNEDVIEKALENPDFIIQMVTKLKEERNQRMLVEKKARKLEKTIELDKPLVNFAKTIATSEDAITIGQFAKILNNNNIKIGRNRLFSMLRANGYLIKSGKEKNMPKQVYIERGLFKVSESILNTSEGEIISTTTLITGKGQKYFLEKTYK, encoded by the coding sequence ATGAGAGATTTAAAGGTATTTTTTAATAAGGAATTTGGAGAAATAAATGTAATAGTAGTAAATAACAAGGAATATATAGAGGCTATAGGAATAGCTAAGATATTAGGATATGTAAATCCTAGAGATGCAATAATAAGACATTGTAAAAAAGAGGGGGTAATTTTTTCCGACGTGGGGGTAGTTACTGGTTTTAGAGATAATAAAAGTGAAATAATACAATTTGTTAGAAAGAAATTTATAGATGAAAGTAATGTGTATAGATTAATTATTAGGTCAAAACTACCTAGTGCAAAAAGATTTGAAAAGTGGATAATGGAAGAAGTAATACCTTCTATTAGAAAAAATGGAGCTTATATGAATGAAGATGTTATTGAAAAAGCTTTAGAAAATCCAGACTTTATAATACAAATGGTAACTAAGTTAAAGGAAGAAAGAAATCAAAGAATGTTAGTAGAGAAAAAGGCTAGAAAGCTTGAAAAAACTATAGAACTAGATAAGCCACTTGTAAATTTTGCAAAAACTATAGCTACAAGTGAAGATGCTATAACAATAGGACAGTTTGCTAAAATATTAAACAACAATAACATAAAAATAGGAAGAAATAGACTATTTAGTATGTTAAGAGCAAATGGTTATCTTATAAAAAGTGGTAAAGAAAAGAACATGCCAAAGCAAGTGTATATAGAAAGAGGGCTTTTTAAAGTATCTGAAAGTATTTTAAATACAAGTGAAGGTGAAATAATATCAACAACAACACTTATAACTGGAAAAGGTCAAAAATATTTTTTAGAAAAAACTTATAAATAG
- a CDS encoding DUF4177 domain-containing protein has translation MYEYKFIKVPLKKGWNIKTGDTFEECKNTIQEEVKNGWRLKQVIVPVNENTGIAPYQASYCYQIIFEKEIK, from the coding sequence ATGTATGAGTATAAATTTATAAAAGTGCCATTAAAAAAAGGATGGAATATTAAAACTGGTGATACTTTTGAGGAATGTAAAAATACTATTCAAGAAGAAGTAAAAAATGGATGGAGATTAAAGCAAGTTATTGTTCCAGTAAATGAAAATACTGGTATAGCACCATATCAAGCATCATATTGTTATCAAATTATTTTTGAAAAAGAAATAAAATAA
- a CDS encoding small, acid-soluble spore protein, alpha/beta type, with the protein MNKPINQNAKQALNMLKMEIANEQGFNYNEVSDKIESNAPQNTLEGIYKNVLAGELVGGAMTKSLVTKGEEILLKMYKEK; encoded by the coding sequence ATGAATAAACCAATTAACCAAAATGCAAAACAAGCTTTAAATATGCTTAAAATGGAAATTGCTAATGAACAAGGATTTAACTACAATGAAGTTAGTGATAAAATTGAAAGTAATGCCCCTCAAAACACACTAGAAGGGATATATAAGAATGTTCTTGCTGGAGAGCTAGTTGGAGGAGCTATGACTAAATCATTAGTTACTAAAGGCGAAGAAATACTTTTAAAGATGTATAAAGAAAAGTAA
- a CDS encoding FAD-dependent oxidoreductase yields the protein MPKVVVIGGGWSGCAAAISAKKAGADVTVLEKTDLLIGLGNVGGIMRNNGRYTAAEEAIALGARELFEITDKYCTHKDINFPGHDHATLYNVTKVERQVRNKLIEMGIDVRLFSRVVDAEVENGNIKAVILEDGEKVYGEAFVETTGSAGPMGNCTKYGNGCAMCVLRCPSFGGRVSISETCGLEDMMGRRNNGDFGAFSGSMKLLKESLSEDIQKELNEKGCAVIALPDELKNEKKLDLKVCQQYALPAFSDNIVLLDTGHAKLMSPFFAIEKLRKVKGFENACIVDPYAGGKGNSIRYLSVAKRDNYMRAKGINNLFVGGEKSGFYVGHTEAICTGSLAGHNAARSCVGMYLLQLPTNLLIGDFLAYSNNEMQKEGGDKLRFTFAGSIYFNRMKELGFYTIDKDVIRDRVRKASLEGIYDKKVIG from the coding sequence ATGCCTAAAGTAGTTGTTATTGGTGGTGGATGGTCAGGATGTGCTGCTGCCATATCTGCTAAAAAAGCAGGTGCTGATGTTACCGTATTAGAAAAAACAGACTTATTAATAGGTCTAGGTAATGTTGGTGGAATAATGAGAAATAACGGAAGATATACAGCAGCAGAAGAAGCAATAGCACTAGGTGCTAGAGAGTTATTTGAAATCACTGATAAATATTGTACTCATAAAGATATAAATTTCCCAGGACATGATCATGCTACATTGTATAATGTAACAAAGGTAGAAAGACAAGTAAGAAATAAGTTAATAGAAATGGGAATAGACGTTAGATTATTTAGCAGAGTTGTAGATGCAGAGGTTGAAAACGGTAATATAAAAGCTGTAATTTTAGAAGATGGAGAAAAAGTATATGGTGAAGCATTTGTTGAAACAACAGGTTCAGCAGGTCCTATGGGTAACTGTACAAAGTATGGTAATGGGTGTGCAATGTGTGTACTAAGATGTCCATCTTTTGGAGGAAGAGTGAGTATAAGTGAAACTTGTGGATTAGAAGATATGATGGGAAGAAGAAATAATGGTGACTTTGGTGCATTTAGTGGTTCTATGAAACTATTAAAAGAATCTTTAAGTGAAGATATACAAAAGGAATTAAATGAAAAAGGATGTGCAGTAATAGCGCTACCTGATGAACTTAAAAATGAAAAGAAGTTAGACTTAAAGGTATGTCAACAATATGCTCTACCTGCATTTTCTGATAATATAGTTTTACTAGATACAGGTCATGCAAAACTTATGAGTCCATTTTTTGCTATAGAAAAACTAAGAAAAGTTAAAGGCTTTGAGAATGCTTGTATAGTTGACCCATATGCTGGTGGTAAGGGTAATTCTATTAGATATTTATCTGTAGCTAAAAGAGATAACTATATGAGAGCTAAAGGTATAAATAATTTATTTGTTGGTGGAGAAAAATCAGGATTTTATGTAGGTCATACAGAGGCAATATGTACAGGAAGCTTGGCAGGACATAATGCAGCTAGAAGCTGTGTTGGAATGTATTTACTTCAACTTCCAACGAATTTATTAATAGGTGATTTTTTAGCTTATTCTAATAATGAAATGCAAAAAGAAGGTGGAGATAAGTTAAGATTTACATTTGCAGGAAGTATTTATTTTAATAGGATGAAGGAGCTAGGATTTTATACTATAGATAAGGATGTTATAAGGGATAGGGTTAGAAAGGCTAGTCTGGAAGGTATATATGATAAGAAGGTTATAGGTTAG
- a CDS encoding ImmA/IrrE family metallo-endopeptidase, translating to MNLKYIKEKVRILKKYYPGYSALELLHQFKVVTSCFDDILGTDLPEGCYFKIGNTKYVLIDPNLSDEDKKRVYTHELGHVLLHPDINTLEVEKYDPILYEKLEKEADTFVAEFLLDDDVFMKYFTGCNYKIANHEKIPVRYVNIKVNNLDKSVKKHYEQLFATNSHYVSY from the coding sequence TTGAATTTAAAATATATAAAAGAAAAAGTGAGAATTCTAAAGAAGTATTATCCAGGATATAGTGCATTAGAATTACTTCATCAATTTAAAGTTGTTACTTCTTGTTTTGATGATATTTTGGGGACTGACTTACCTGAGGGGTGTTATTTTAAGATTGGTAATACAAAGTATGTACTTATAGACCCTAATCTTTCTGATGAAGATAAAAAAAGAGTTTATACTCATGAACTTGGACATGTACTACTTCATCCAGATATAAATACTTTAGAGGTTGAAAAATATGATCCGATTCTTTATGAAAAACTTGAAAAGGAAGCTGATACTTTTGTAGCTGAGTTTTTATTAGATGATGATGTCTTTATGAAATACTTTACTGGTTGTAATTATAAAATAGCAAATCATGAAAAAATACCTGTTAGGTATGTTAATATCAAAGTAAATAATTTAGATAAATCTGTTAAAAAACACTATGAACAACTTTTTGCTACAAATTCTCACTATGTTTCATATTAA
- a CDS encoding site-2 protease family protein, with amino-acid sequence MNLDYILSTVVAIAVAISVHEFGHAYSAHLLGDDTAKMYGRMTINPAKHIDPIGLLMMIIFKIGWAKPVPVNPNNFKNYKIGNVLVSFSGAIANIITAIICVLINKYINMYAINLIASMTMIYNVGFAAFNLLPLPPLDGWGIVSTFIPYKYNEYVYRYENMSSIIFLVLIFTGLVGIFVEPIRDIIINIVFLFA; translated from the coding sequence ATGAATTTAGATTATATATTGTCAACGGTAGTTGCAATTGCTGTTGCTATAAGCGTTCATGAGTTTGGTCATGCGTATTCGGCACACTTACTGGGGGATGATACGGCTAAGATGTATGGAAGAATGACTATAAATCCAGCTAAGCATATAGACCCTATTGGGCTTTTAATGATGATTATATTTAAAATAGGTTGGGCAAAACCTGTTCCTGTTAATCCAAATAATTTTAAAAACTACAAGATAGGAAATGTGTTAGTTTCATTTTCAGGAGCTATAGCAAACATTATAACTGCTATAATATGTGTGCTTATAAATAAGTATATAAATATGTATGCTATTAATTTAATAGCTTCTATGACTATGATATATAATGTAGGTTTTGCTGCATTTAACTTACTTCCCCTACCTCCACTTGATGGATGGGGAATAGTATCAACATTTATACCATATAAATACAATGAATATGTTTATAGATATGAAAATATGAGTAGTATAATATTTTTAGTTTTAATATTTACAGGATTAGTTGGTATATTTGTAGAACCAATAAGAGATATAATAATTAACATAGTATTTTTATTTGCATAA
- a CDS encoding helix-turn-helix domain-containing protein: METIAQRISRARRYLNLNQKELAKRANITEASLSRYENGLREPKSAVLSRLADALEVSTDYLLGLTDERTYDECDITKKSEKDIKNILENAEEMLKQDGLMFCGKPASKEAIDGVLQAIKMGMLLAIDKEKNK; the protein is encoded by the coding sequence TTGGAGACTATTGCACAGAGAATTTCTAGAGCTAGACGTTATTTAAATTTAAATCAAAAAGAATTAGCAAAAAGAGCAAATATAACAGAAGCTAGTTTATCTAGATATGAAAATGGATTAAGAGAACCAAAATCTGCCGTACTTTCAAGACTTGCTGATGCACTTGAAGTGTCTACTGACTACTTACTAGGCCTTACTGATGAAAGAACTTATGATGAATGTGATATAACTAAAAAAAGTGAAAAAGATATTAAAAACATATTAGAAAATGCTGAAGAAATGTTAAAGCAAGATGGATTAATGTTTTGTGGTAAGCCAGCTTCTAAAGAAGCCATAGATGGGGTTTTACAAGCTATTAAAATGGGGATGCTTTTAGCTATAGACAAAGAAAAGAATAAATAG
- a CDS encoding MarR family winged helix-turn-helix transcriptional regulator produces the protein MNNREISTLMVDSMNDFANLVKLISAERVQHDSVLTERQFVTLSRINMHKKIELKNLSKDLYVSTSSLCILLNKLVEQGYVYREEDPKDRRNTFYCITEKGHVLIKAEVDHLLDVIGHRIEKLDEDKKERLYNCMVESSVIFKELL, from the coding sequence ATGAACAACAGAGAAATTTCTACATTAATGGTGGACAGTATGAATGACTTTGCTAACTTAGTAAAGCTTATAAGTGCGGAGAGGGTGCAACATGATAGTGTTTTAACAGAGAGGCAATTTGTTACATTAAGCAGAATAAATATGCATAAAAAAATCGAGCTTAAAAATTTAAGTAAAGATTTATATGTATCAACTTCTAGTTTATGTATATTATTAAACAAATTGGTGGAACAAGGATATGTGTACAGAGAAGAAGATCCAAAGGATAGAAGAAATACTTTCTACTGTATAACTGAAAAAGGGCATGTTTTAATCAAAGCTGAAGTAGACCATTTACTAGATGTAATAGGTCATAGAATAGAAAAGTTAGATGAAGATAAAAAAGAAAGGTTATACAACTGTATGGTTGAATCAAGCGTTATATTTAAGGAATTATTATAA
- a CDS encoding DUF2953 domain-containing protein translates to MRYSVLLIICIVIVLLLILFNSKLHILIISKVKNEHIRVDLRIKYFFNIININIPLYPTNKKCTKTKKGEIKRNRSIYNSNLKEIKVVFGLLKRVKIEEIYIDINFGSENIPFTSFIYVLINFIYSSIINIINSNKVYLNVKPDFTKNFINCDSKIEIKPTIKDIIIISIAIYKIYIKINKGKRNGGNIEIDKLNKKSYGDNI, encoded by the coding sequence ATGAGATACAGTGTGTTATTAATTATTTGTATAGTAATAGTATTATTACTAATACTATTTAACTCAAAGTTACATATATTAATCATTTCTAAAGTAAAGAATGAACATATAAGGGTAGATTTAAGGATAAAGTATTTCTTTAATATAATAAATATAAATATACCACTTTATCCAACTAATAAAAAATGTACCAAAACTAAGAAGGGAGAAATTAAAAGAAATAGAAGCATATACAATTCAAATTTAAAAGAAATAAAAGTAGTATTTGGGTTACTAAAAAGAGTTAAGATAGAAGAAATATATATAGATATAAATTTCGGCAGTGAAAATATACCTTTTACAAGTTTTATATATGTACTTATAAATTTTATTTATTCTAGCATAATAAACATTATAAACTCTAATAAGGTATATTTAAATGTAAAACCAGATTTTACTAAAAACTTTATAAATTGTGATTCAAAGATAGAAATAAAACCGACAATAAAAGATATAATAATAATATCGATTGCTATATATAAAATTTACATTAAAATTAATAAAGGTAAAAGGAATGGTGGTAATATTGAAATCGACAAACTCAATAAAAAGTCTTATGGAGACAACATTTGA
- a CDS encoding segregation and condensation protein A has protein sequence MKYNIHLQVYDGPLDLLYDMISKQKIDIKDISIIEITKQYINYIKMLEKMDLEVTSEFITMASKLLQIKSKYLLYKQKEDEESVDPRLELVEQLEEYKKFKLATDSIKDNITYIDELFFRKKEEIITDEKVELEDISIEAIKNILPLILKVKSVEDEKVEDKRLDKIVRGRIIPVEEKISFIRSIIEVEKEVRFTKIIESCDKDEVIATFLSILEMIKGKEVIVEQDLFFDDIIIKKSSE, from the coding sequence ATGAAGTATAATATACATTTACAGGTTTATGATGGACCACTAGATTTATTATATGATATGATATCTAAGCAAAAGATAGATATAAAGGACATATCAATAATAGAAATAACAAAACAATACATAAATTATATAAAAATGCTAGAGAAAATGGACTTAGAGGTAACTAGTGAATTTATAACAATGGCATCTAAGTTACTTCAAATAAAATCTAAGTATTTATTATATAAACAAAAAGAAGATGAAGAAAGTGTTGACCCTAGACTTGAATTAGTAGAACAATTAGAAGAATATAAAAAGTTCAAGCTAGCAACAGATTCTATAAAAGATAACATAACTTATATAGATGAATTATTCTTTAGAAAAAAAGAAGAAATAATAACAGATGAAAAAGTAGAATTAGAAGATATATCTATAGAGGCTATAAAAAATATACTTCCTTTAATACTTAAAGTAAAATCTGTTGAAGATGAAAAAGTAGAAGATAAAAGATTAGACAAAATAGTAAGAGGTAGAATAATACCTGTTGAAGAAAAGATATCTTTTATAAGAAGTATAATAGAAGTAGAAAAAGAAGTAAGATTTACAAAGATAATAGAGTCTTGTGATAAAGATGAAGTTATAGCAACATTTTTATCTATATTAGAAATGATAAAAGGAAAAGAAGTAATAGTAGAACAAGACTTATTCTTTGATGACATAATAATAAAGAAAAGCTCGGAGTGA